From Chryseobacterium joostei, the proteins below share one genomic window:
- a CDS encoding HupE/UreJ family protein, with the protein MQDFLFYLNLGWEHIISLDALDHQLFVLALIAVYSYSDWKKILILVTAFTIGHSITLALSILDVFRVPSDWVEFLIPLTIVLTSLDNIIMKNQKQTLMRANYYLALIFGLVHGMGFANTARVMIAKSQSIAIPLLGFNIGLELGQIVIVFAILVVLFILLNIFKVNKKDWILFVSSGVFALSLKMALERIPF; encoded by the coding sequence ATGCAGGATTTTCTATTTTATTTAAACCTTGGATGGGAACATATTATTTCTCTGGATGCGTTGGATCATCAACTGTTTGTATTGGCACTTATTGCTGTTTATTCTTACAGTGACTGGAAAAAAATCCTGATCCTCGTAACAGCATTCACCATCGGCCATTCCATCACCTTAGCTCTAAGTATTCTGGATGTATTTAGGGTTCCATCTGATTGGGTTGAGTTTTTAATTCCGCTGACTATTGTTCTGACTTCTCTGGATAATATCATCATGAAAAACCAAAAACAGACTTTAATGCGGGCTAATTATTACCTTGCTCTCATCTTTGGACTTGTTCATGGGATGGGTTTTGCCAATACGGCAAGGGTCATGATTGCAAAAAGCCAAAGTATAGCGATTCCGTTGCTTGGTTTCAATATTGGATTGGAGCTTGGGCAAATCGTTATTGTCTTTGCCATTTTAGTAGTCTTATTCATTCTTCTCAATATTTTTAAGGTAAATAAAAAGGATTGGATTCTCTTTGTATCATCCGGAGTATTTGCTTTATCCTTAAAAATGGCATTAGAAAGAATTCCTTTCTAA
- a CDS encoding M1 family metallopeptidase, translating into MKLKVTILSLSVFAYTGFTAQNIQNNPGSNHGNRFEQLGTILPTPNIYRTASGAPGHGYWQNRADYNITAYLDEDKRNLKGSETVTYYNNSPDELDYIWLQLDENEHSSIRNAGYDTSTKLPASTNDIQLKVTELPVKDNGYGVSLEKVTDASGNPLKFTVNKTMMRIDLPKALKKGEKFIFKVDWNYNISNRMKMGGRGGYENFPEDGNDLYTMAQWYPRMCVYSDFQGWQNHQFTGRGEFALVFGDFKVSMNVPADHIVGGTGECKNYDQVLTSDQLSRYRKAENASEPIEIVTLDEAKKAEKNHSKQRKTWVFEAKDVRDFAWTSSRKFVWDGMRVTIPENNNKVMAMSFYPKESYGLYRKFSTKAVAHTIKTYSEFTIPYPYPVAQSVEAASGMEYPMICFNFGRTEKDGTYSEGTKNGMIGVVIHEVGHNFFPMIINSDERQWAWMDEGLNTFTEYLTEEKWDNKFPSKRGPAWTIVDYMKLPKDQLEPIMSNSENIVQYGPNAYSKPATGLNILRETIMGRELFDKAFKTYAKRWAFKHPEPADLFRTLEDASGEDLDWFWRGWFYGTDPVDIAIDKVTIATPNLDTNPKAVEEIKYQAEKPLVSSFEDISKIRNREDKNIKFYVDGDKDAQDFYYRYDRGQEKPSTKEYTAKTDATLPLDAKDKEKFKNITAYQIDFVNKGGLVMPIILEFTFEDGTKLYDKSSAQIWRLNEQKVSKTYYFDKKLKSIQLDPMRETADIDTTNNLWSNNGSGTETSKFQLFKQKQEGGPVRGSSNGKVNPMQAAGKS; encoded by the coding sequence ATGAAACTAAAAGTTACTATACTTTCACTTTCTGTATTCGCGTATACAGGTTTCACCGCACAAAATATTCAGAATAACCCGGGCAGCAATCATGGAAACAGGTTTGAGCAGCTGGGAACCATTCTGCCAACACCCAATATTTACAGAACAGCTTCTGGTGCCCCAGGACATGGATACTGGCAAAACAGAGCTGATTACAACATTACTGCTTACCTTGATGAAGACAAAAGGAATCTGAAAGGTTCAGAAACGGTTACTTATTATAATAATTCTCCGGATGAACTGGATTACATTTGGCTTCAGCTTGATGAAAATGAACATTCAAGCATAAGAAATGCCGGATATGATACCTCTACAAAGCTCCCTGCTTCAACTAATGATATCCAATTAAAAGTTACAGAGCTTCCTGTAAAAGATAATGGCTATGGGGTAAGTCTTGAAAAAGTAACGGACGCTTCAGGAAATCCTTTAAAGTTTACAGTTAACAAAACCATGATGCGTATTGATCTTCCAAAAGCTTTAAAAAAGGGAGAGAAGTTCATTTTTAAGGTAGACTGGAACTACAATATCTCCAACAGAATGAAGATGGGCGGCCGTGGTGGTTATGAAAATTTCCCTGAAGATGGTAATGATCTTTATACTATGGCACAATGGTATCCAAGAATGTGTGTGTATAGTGACTTCCAGGGCTGGCAAAATCATCAGTTTACCGGAAGAGGCGAATTTGCCTTGGTTTTCGGAGATTTTAAGGTTTCAATGAATGTACCGGCAGATCATATTGTAGGCGGAACAGGTGAATGTAAAAACTATGATCAGGTATTAACTTCTGATCAACTGTCAAGATACAGAAAGGCTGAAAATGCTTCTGAGCCTATTGAAATTGTAACACTGGATGAGGCTAAAAAAGCAGAGAAAAATCATTCAAAACAAAGAAAAACATGGGTTTTTGAGGCTAAAGATGTGAGAGATTTTGCATGGACTTCTTCCAGAAAATTTGTTTGGGACGGAATGCGTGTAACAATACCCGAAAACAATAATAAAGTAATGGCTATGAGTTTCTATCCGAAAGAATCTTACGGTCTTTACAGAAAGTTTTCCACAAAGGCAGTAGCACATACCATTAAAACATATTCGGAATTCACTATTCCTTATCCATACCCCGTTGCTCAGTCTGTAGAAGCTGCCAGCGGAATGGAATATCCTATGATCTGCTTCAACTTTGGAAGAACTGAAAAAGACGGAACCTATTCTGAGGGAACTAAAAATGGAATGATTGGAGTAGTTATCCATGAAGTGGGACACAACTTCTTCCCTATGATCATTAACTCAGATGAGAGACAGTGGGCATGGATGGATGAAGGGTTGAATACATTCACAGAATATCTTACGGAGGAAAAATGGGACAACAAGTTCCCTTCCAAAAGAGGTCCGGCATGGACAATCGTGGATTATATGAAACTCCCGAAAGATCAGTTGGAACCCATCATGAGTAATTCTGAAAACATTGTTCAGTATGGTCCGAATGCGTATTCAAAGCCTGCTACAGGATTGAATATTCTTCGTGAAACGATTATGGGAAGAGAACTTTTTGATAAAGCTTTCAAAACCTATGCAAAAAGATGGGCCTTCAAACATCCTGAACCTGCAGATCTTTTCCGTACGTTGGAGGATGCGAGTGGTGAGGACCTTGACTGGTTCTGGAGAGGATGGTTCTACGGAACAGATCCTGTAGATATTGCCATTGATAAGGTAACAATAGCAACTCCTAATCTGGATACTAATCCAAAGGCCGTTGAAGAAATAAAATATCAAGCTGAAAAACCATTAGTAAGCAGTTTTGAAGATATCTCAAAAATCCGAAATAGAGAAGACAAGAATATTAAGTTTTATGTAGACGGAGATAAAGATGCTCAGGATTTCTATTATCGATATGACAGAGGACAGGAAAAACCAAGTACAAAAGAATACACTGCTAAAACAGATGCTACTCTGCCTTTGGATGCTAAGGATAAGGAAAAATTCAAAAATATTACAGCCTATCAAATTGACTTTGTGAATAAGGGCGGACTGGTAATGCCTATCATCCTTGAGTTCACATTTGAAGATGGTACAAAATTATATGATAAGTCATCTGCACAGATCTGGAGGCTGAATGAACAGAAAGTTTCCAAAACTTATTATTTTGATAAAAAACTTAAATCGATCCAGCTTGATCCAATGAGAGAAACAGCTGATATTGATACCACTAATAATCTTTGGAGCAATAATGGTTCTGGTACAGAAACTTCAAAGTTCCAGCTCTTTAAACAAAAACAGGAAGGAGGCCCTGTGAGAGGAAGCTCAAATGGAAAAGTAAATCCAATGCAGGCTGCAGGAAAAAGCTAA
- a CDS encoding LytR/AlgR family response regulator transcription factor, protein MANLTIVGVDDEYPALELIRHYCDQIENVDLLEVFQNPEEALQYLQKNRVDLVILDINMPYISGIDLLLKLPYKPLCIFLTLETQYAVKAFELDVVHYLVKPVDFETFKRAVYKAKDFLQFKKSAEDKKHEDFIMFKSNYIMNKVLLKDIKWIQGFGEYIILITHLKKYMILERMSNFEENFQNLGFIRIHKSYIVLFSHISSYDANTIYLKGGEQLPLGRTYKKQLKEYFG, encoded by the coding sequence ATGGCAAACCTTACCATCGTAGGAGTGGATGATGAATATCCTGCATTAGAGCTTATCCGACATTATTGTGATCAGATAGAAAATGTGGATTTGTTGGAGGTATTTCAGAATCCGGAAGAAGCCCTTCAATATTTACAGAAGAATAGGGTAGATCTTGTTATTCTGGATATTAATATGCCTTATATTAGTGGGATTGATCTTTTATTAAAGTTGCCCTATAAACCATTATGTATATTTCTTACGTTGGAAACTCAATATGCCGTAAAGGCATTTGAACTGGATGTTGTGCATTATCTGGTAAAACCCGTAGATTTTGAAACATTTAAAAGAGCGGTCTATAAAGCAAAAGATTTTTTACAGTTTAAAAAATCTGCTGAAGATAAAAAACATGAAGATTTTATCATGTTTAAGTCTAATTATATCATGAATAAGGTTCTGTTAAAAGATATAAAATGGATCCAGGGCTTTGGAGAATATATTATTTTGATCACCCATTTGAAAAAGTATATGATTCTGGAAAGGATGTCTAATTTTGAAGAAAATTTTCAGAATCTGGGATTCATCAGAATTCATAAATCATATATTGTTCTCTTTTCACATATCAGTTCATATGACGCTAATACCATTTATCTGAAAGGTGGGGAGCAGCTTCCATTGGGGAGAACCTATAAAAAGCAACTGAAAGAATATTTTGGATAA
- a CDS encoding sensor histidine kinase produces MKFNETLSNTKFLYNVYTAQGIVILVASFLGITKDKFLIEQDFKELGEEKDQLYLNLLKSKLNPHFLLNTLNNIYSKSFNPSENTSESILQLSRLLQYVIYDTNKEKITLMQEFSSIKSLIGLYQLKYNNLLDINFKIEDEETLELIEVPPSVCLTLFENALKHSAVGIEDDSFIRVYYKVENQEFLFEIKNSVARNRNLIGNFNDNGLGNEAVISILEKYYPERFTFISEEIENNTYETMLKIKL; encoded by the coding sequence ATGAAGTTTAATGAAACTCTTTCCAATACAAAATTTCTGTATAATGTATACACTGCCCAAGGGATTGTCATATTGGTGGCTTCCTTTTTAGGGATTACGAAAGATAAATTTTTGATTGAGCAGGATTTTAAGGAATTGGGTGAGGAAAAAGATCAGTTGTACCTGAACCTTTTGAAATCAAAGCTAAATCCGCATTTTTTGCTGAATACGCTTAATAATATCTATTCTAAAAGCTTTAACCCGTCCGAGAATACTTCAGAATCTATTTTACAGCTTAGCAGACTGTTGCAGTATGTTATTTATGATACCAATAAAGAGAAAATTACCCTCATGCAGGAGTTTTCGTCCATTAAATCCCTGATAGGACTTTACCAGTTAAAGTATAATAATTTGTTGGATATCAATTTTAAAATAGAAGATGAGGAAACATTGGAACTCATTGAGGTTCCTCCATCTGTTTGCCTTACCTTATTTGAAAATGCCTTGAAACATTCGGCGGTAGGAATTGAGGATGATAGTTTTATCAGGGTATACTACAAAGTAGAAAATCAGGAATTTTTATTCGAAATAAAAAATTCTGTAGCAAGGAACCGAAATCTTATTGGCAACTTTAATGATAATGGATTGGGGAATGAGGCAGTTATCAGTATTTTGGAGAAATATTACCCGGAAAGATTTACTTTTATATCTGAAGAAATTGAAAATAATACATACGAGACTATGTTAAAAATTAAATTATAA
- a CDS encoding DUF2490 domain-containing protein translates to MKIKLSLITFFLLVISQFTYAQSRDTYNMWFQYLMSAKLTDKSTLTALSQYRSFDLAYDTRLFLVSTYVDYEVAHEVRPALGMMFLILDSYKSDNSKKERYEKRPFQQVSLGGNIGRTTISHRFRVEERFISNPDEFIVRLRYLISLRIPFNRAGEKEKFYGILKNEIRMNASKEETFDSNRITAGIGIKTGKNSAIEVAFINQLETGSTSNYAYIGYRNNFDWRKNKNK, encoded by the coding sequence ATGAAAATTAAATTATCATTAATCACCTTTTTCCTCTTGGTGATCAGCCAGTTTACCTATGCTCAAAGCAGGGACACTTATAATATGTGGTTCCAGTACCTGATGTCTGCAAAATTGACAGACAAAAGTACACTGACAGCCCTTTCCCAGTACAGGTCTTTTGATTTGGCTTATGATACCAGGCTTTTTCTGGTTTCCACTTATGTAGATTACGAGGTTGCCCATGAGGTAAGGCCGGCTTTAGGAATGATGTTCCTTATTTTGGATTCGTATAAATCTGATAATTCAAAAAAAGAAAGGTATGAGAAAAGACCTTTCCAACAGGTAAGTCTGGGTGGAAATATAGGACGAACTACAATCTCACATCGTTTCCGTGTAGAAGAGCGGTTTATCAGTAATCCGGATGAGTTTATCGTAAGACTCCGATACCTTATTTCTCTGAGAATTCCATTCAATAGGGCCGGAGAAAAAGAAAAATTCTATGGCATTCTAAAAAACGAGATCCGAATGAATGCAAGCAAAGAAGAGACATTCGACAGTAACCGTATAACAGCCGGAATAGGAATAAAAACAGGAAAAAACTCAGCAATTGAAGTAGCGTTTATCAACCAGCTGGAAACAGGATCTACCAGTAACTATGCGTATATCGGCTATCGAAACAATTTTGACTGGAGAAAAAATAAAAACAAATAA
- a CDS encoding CitMHS family transporter — protein MLTLLGFLMIIIFMVLIMNKKMTPLTALVIIPVTVALLAGFGSQLGEMMKNGVKEIALTGVMLIFAILYFSLMIDTGLFEPLVNLILKAVGDNPVKTTIGTAILTTLVSLDGDGSSTYIIVVAAMLPLYKKQGMNPLTLTCIIMLAGGIMNILPWGGPTARVMSSLKLGHTEIFVPMIPIMALGIIWVIFVAYILGKKEKKRIAKYGKYTKYSAGDIAGESDPKLLRPKLIWVNLILTLVLLTVMILDIVPLGIAFMIAFCIASVINYPKLKDQQKIISKHAGNALSVAGMIFGAGIFTGILNGTGIMQAMGNSMIDIVPKSWSGYLNIITAIFSVPLTFFLTNDAYYFGILPIIEATGHQLDIAPEILGRASLVGQASHLLSPLVPSTYLLVSLAGVEYSDHLKYTLKWAIGSSIIMLIGALLLGTI, from the coding sequence ATGCTTACACTCCTTGGATTTTTGATGATCATCATTTTTATGGTGCTTATCATGAATAAAAAGATGACACCTCTTACCGCCCTAGTCATTATTCCTGTAACAGTAGCACTTTTAGCCGGTTTTGGATCTCAATTGGGGGAAATGATGAAGAATGGAGTAAAAGAAATAGCCCTTACCGGGGTGATGCTCATTTTTGCCATCCTTTATTTTAGCTTAATGATAGATACCGGGCTTTTTGAGCCTTTAGTCAATCTTATTTTAAAAGCTGTTGGAGACAACCCAGTAAAGACTACTATTGGAACAGCTATTCTTACCACATTGGTTTCGTTGGATGGTGATGGCTCTTCTACTTATATTATTGTAGTTGCCGCTATGCTTCCATTATATAAAAAACAAGGAATGAACCCTCTTACCCTTACCTGCATTATTATGCTGGCGGGAGGAATTATGAATATTTTACCTTGGGGCGGCCCCACTGCAAGAGTAATGAGCTCCCTGAAACTAGGGCATACAGAAATTTTCGTTCCTATGATTCCCATTATGGCTTTAGGAATTATCTGGGTAATATTTGTTGCCTATATTCTGGGGAAAAAAGAAAAAAAACGCATCGCTAAATATGGAAAATATACTAAATACAGCGCTGGCGATATTGCAGGAGAATCTGACCCGAAACTTCTCCGTCCAAAACTGATCTGGGTGAATCTGATTTTAACCCTTGTTCTATTAACGGTGATGATACTAGATATTGTTCCATTAGGGATCGCTTTTATGATTGCCTTTTGTATTGCCTCTGTGATCAACTATCCTAAACTGAAAGATCAGCAGAAAATTATATCGAAGCATGCAGGCAATGCATTATCTGTAGCAGGGATGATTTTTGGAGCAGGTATTTTCACAGGTATTCTTAATGGAACAGGCATTATGCAGGCCATGGGTAACAGTATGATAGATATTGTTCCTAAAAGCTGGAGCGGCTACCTGAATATTATTACAGCCATCTTCAGTGTTCCTCTTACATTTTTCCTCACGAATGATGCTTATTATTTTGGGATACTCCCTATTATTGAGGCAACAGGACATCAGCTGGATATTGCTCCGGAAATATTAGGAAGGGCAAGTCTTGTAGGACAGGCTTCCCATTTACTAAGTCCGTTGGTTCCCTCCACTTATCTGTTGGTATCATTAGCAGGTGTAGAATATTCAGATCATTTGAAATACACGTTAAAATGGGCCATCGGATCATCGATTATCATGTTGATAGGAGCCTTGCTTCTTGGAACCATATAA
- a CDS encoding cation:dicarboxylate symporter family transporter yields the protein MNPLESQKTFTGKYLKNLTLYVFTAMMGGVLAGHYAPEQSIKLGVVSRYFFMILETLILPVIFMAVMYGISQLSEIKNAKNVIGQTILYFLIMSSVAIMIGFIFGLVMQPGSDTGIDVTRIKTSLPKTFEIKDGSLSTLLYLNRHGIFLLLSILMGIAMNLTPKKEKFLRILDRGGNIFYTVIKYLYIILPLIIFCNIAYGVSVYGINTLLPLSKVVATVYIADIVFIFGVLGLVSYLFKFNLWKFLLDIKEEIILVVSTSSSKTAFPLIFEKMESQGYSRKILRFIIPLGYNFNLAGACIYLSVTCCFLVQFYNISLNVQDYIWLFIIISITSKTASGVPGSGFLALIFTLNRFGKIPLTDIALLYSVDRFMNEARSVTNFIGIAVSGAIISKINQHQKSKTHSA from the coding sequence ATGAATCCTCTAGAATCTCAAAAAACATTCACCGGCAAATACCTTAAAAACCTTACACTGTATGTTTTTACAGCAATGATGGGCGGAGTATTGGCGGGCCACTACGCTCCCGAGCAAAGCATCAAGCTGGGAGTGGTAAGTCGGTATTTTTTTATGATTCTGGAAACACTCATTCTTCCCGTTATTTTTATGGCTGTCATGTATGGAATCAGTCAACTGTCCGAAATCAAAAATGCAAAAAATGTGATTGGACAAACCATTTTATATTTTTTGATCATGAGTTCGGTAGCCATCATGATCGGCTTCATTTTTGGGTTAGTGATGCAGCCCGGATCTGATACGGGAATTGATGTCACCAGAATCAAGACCTCTCTTCCCAAGACATTTGAAATCAAAGACGGCAGTTTATCTACCCTTTTATATCTTAACAGACATGGTATTTTTCTTCTGCTCTCTATTTTGATGGGAATTGCCATGAACCTTACTCCCAAAAAAGAAAAGTTCCTGCGTATACTGGATCGTGGCGGAAACATTTTCTACACGGTCATTAAATATCTTTACATCATTCTTCCACTCATTATTTTTTGTAATATCGCTTATGGTGTTTCTGTATATGGCATTAATACTCTTTTACCTTTGAGTAAAGTGGTTGCTACCGTATATATTGCCGATATTGTATTCATTTTTGGAGTTCTGGGGCTTGTTTCTTATCTGTTTAAATTTAATCTCTGGAAATTCTTATTGGATATCAAGGAAGAAATCATTCTGGTTGTCAGTACTTCTTCCTCAAAAACAGCCTTTCCCTTAATTTTTGAGAAAATGGAATCTCAAGGATACAGCAGAAAAATTTTAAGATTTATTATTCCTTTGGGCTATAATTTCAATCTTGCCGGAGCTTGTATCTACCTTTCTGTAACCTGTTGTTTTCTTGTTCAGTTTTATAATATTTCATTGAACGTTCAAGATTATATATGGTTGTTTATTATTATTTCCATTACTTCAAAAACAGCGTCCGGAGTACCTGGCTCAGGATTTCTGGCCCTTATTTTTACTTTAAACCGATTCGGAAAGATTCCTTTGACAGATATCGCGCTTCTTTATAGTGTAGATCGCTTCATGAATGAAGCTAGATCTGTCACCAACTTTATAGGAATTGCAGTTTCAGGAGCCATTATTTCAAAAATCAATCAGCATCAGAAAAGCAAAACACATTCTGCTTAG
- a CDS encoding DUF3108 domain-containing protein: MRTFIFLLLVTSTNFFSQQLLTPKNVDINSKLIKDETSEAIWYTENAGSKTEIGSIITEFKKLSKTDLLIKTTVKMKQMPDASWIDSAIVKSANFQPVQHSSFNMMRNMALIYNKDKVTGYYLDKKTQQKEDIEIPAENYFDSSSYPMLIRFFPLKENTTAELSIFDYNPRAKKGIIKAYILEVKKTDLNGKKVWAVKTTDDISDKTTNVTYYIDPETRKIMKQDIEMNGKKMYMETIK, translated from the coding sequence ATGAGAACATTTATTTTTCTTTTATTAGTTACCAGCACTAATTTTTTTTCACAGCAACTTCTTACCCCTAAAAATGTAGATATCAATTCCAAATTGATAAAAGACGAAACATCAGAGGCCATATGGTATACTGAAAATGCCGGTTCCAAAACAGAAATCGGAAGTATTATCACAGAATTTAAAAAGCTCAGCAAAACCGATCTGCTCATTAAAACAACAGTCAAAATGAAACAGATGCCTGATGCCAGCTGGATAGATTCCGCCATTGTAAAGAGTGCTAATTTTCAGCCGGTACAGCATTCCTCTTTTAATATGATGAGAAATATGGCCCTTATCTATAATAAAGATAAAGTAACCGGATATTACCTTGATAAAAAGACCCAGCAAAAAGAAGATATAGAAATTCCTGCAGAAAATTATTTTGACAGCAGCAGCTACCCTATGTTGATCCGTTTTTTTCCATTGAAAGAAAATACTACCGCAGAGCTTTCCATTTTCGATTATAATCCACGGGCTAAAAAAGGAATAATCAAAGCATACATTCTGGAGGTAAAGAAAACCGATCTGAACGGTAAGAAGGTCTGGGCCGTAAAAACTACCGATGACATCAGTGATAAGACCACCAATGTTACCTATTACATTGATCCCGAAACAAGAAAAATTATGAAGCAAGACATAGAGATGAATGGAAAAAAAATGTATATGGAAACCATAAAATAG
- a CDS encoding co-chaperone GroES has protein sequence MSVNFKPLADRVLVEPIAAETKTASGIIIPDTAKEKPQEGTVVAVGPGKKDEPTTVQVGDKVLYGKYSGAELKLEGKDYLIVREADLLGIIG, from the coding sequence ATGTCAGTAAACTTTAAACCATTAGCAGACAGAGTATTGGTAGAACCAATTGCTGCAGAAACTAAAACAGCTTCAGGTATTATTATCCCGGACACTGCAAAGGAAAAGCCGCAAGAAGGTACTGTAGTGGCAGTAGGTCCTGGTAAAAAAGATGAGCCTACAACTGTTCAGGTAGGTGACAAAGTTCTTTATGGAAAATATTCAGGTGCTGAATTAAAGCTTGAAGGAAAAGATTATTTAATCGTAAGAGAAGCTGATCTATTAGGAATCATCGGTTAA
- the groL gene encoding chaperonin GroEL (60 kDa chaperone family; promotes refolding of misfolded polypeptides especially under stressful conditions; forms two stacked rings of heptamers to form a barrel-shaped 14mer; ends can be capped by GroES; misfolded proteins enter the barrel where they are refolded when GroES binds), whose protein sequence is MAKEIKFDIESRDALKRGVDALANAVKVTLGPKGRNVVIEKSFGAPHVTKDGVSVAKEIELEDRVENMGAQMVKEVASKTNDIAGDGTTTATVLAQAIVREGLKNVAAGANPMDLKRGIDKAVSAVVENLKTQSQTVGDSTEMVKQVASVSANNDETIGALIAEAFGKVGKEGVITVEEAKGIDTTVDVVEGMQFDRGYQSPYFVTNPEKMLAELENPYILLVEKKISSMKELLPVLEPIAQGGKSLLIISEEVEGEALATLVVNKLRGSLKIAAVKAPGFGDRRKAMLEDIAILTGGQVISEEQGFTMENISLDMLGTAEKVTIDKDNTTVVNGGGDEAKIKGRVAQIKAQMETSTSDYDKEKLQERLAKLAGGVAVLYVGAASEVEMKEKKDRVDDALHATRAAVEEGIVAGGGVALVRAIKSLDSLSGANSDENTGIKIVKRAIEEPLRQIVANAGGEGSVIVAKVAEGTGDFGYNAKTDEYVHMLEAGIIDPTKVTRVALENAASVSGMLLTTECVITEVKSAEPAMPMGGGMPGMM, encoded by the coding sequence ATGGCAAAAGAAATAAAATTCGATATTGAATCAAGAGACGCTTTAAAGAGAGGTGTAGATGCATTGGCTAATGCAGTAAAGGTAACTTTAGGTCCTAAAGGTAGAAACGTAGTAATCGAAAAATCTTTCGGTGCTCCACACGTAACTAAGGACGGTGTGTCTGTTGCAAAAGAAATCGAACTTGAAGACAGAGTAGAAAACATGGGTGCGCAAATGGTAAAAGAAGTTGCGTCCAAAACTAATGATATTGCAGGAGATGGTACTACTACCGCTACTGTATTGGCACAGGCCATCGTAAGAGAAGGTCTTAAGAATGTAGCTGCTGGTGCTAACCCAATGGATCTTAAAAGAGGAATCGACAAAGCTGTTTCTGCAGTTGTTGAAAACCTAAAAACACAGTCTCAAACTGTTGGAGATTCTACAGAAATGGTGAAGCAGGTTGCTTCAGTTTCTGCTAACAATGACGAAACTATCGGTGCTTTAATCGCTGAAGCTTTCGGAAAAGTTGGAAAAGAAGGTGTAATTACTGTAGAAGAAGCTAAAGGTATCGATACAACGGTAGACGTTGTAGAAGGGATGCAGTTTGACAGAGGTTACCAGTCACCTTACTTCGTGACTAACCCTGAGAAAATGTTAGCTGAACTAGAAAACCCATATATCCTTTTAGTAGAGAAGAAAATTTCTTCAATGAAAGAATTACTTCCGGTTCTTGAGCCAATTGCACAAGGTGGTAAGTCTCTATTAATTATCTCTGAAGAAGTTGAAGGAGAAGCTTTAGCTACTTTGGTAGTAAACAAACTAAGAGGTTCTCTTAAGATTGCTGCTGTAAAAGCTCCAGGATTCGGAGACAGAAGAAAAGCAATGTTAGAAGATATCGCTATCCTTACAGGAGGTCAGGTGATCTCTGAAGAGCAAGGTTTCACTATGGAAAACATCTCTTTAGATATGCTTGGAACTGCTGAGAAAGTAACAATTGACAAAGACAACACAACTGTTGTAAACGGTGGTGGTGACGAAGCTAAAATCAAAGGAAGAGTAGCTCAGATCAAAGCTCAGATGGAAACATCTACTTCTGATTACGATAAAGAAAAACTTCAGGAAAGATTAGCTAAGCTAGCTGGTGGTGTTGCTGTACTTTACGTAGGAGCAGCTTCTGAAGTTGAAATGAAGGAGAAAAAAGACAGAGTTGATGATGCACTTCACGCTACAAGAGCAGCTGTTGAAGAAGGTATCGTAGCTGGTGGAGGTGTTGCTTTAGTAAGAGCAATTAAATCTCTAGACAGCCTTTCTGGTGCTAATTCTGACGAAAACACGGGTATCAAAATCGTGAAAAGAGCAATCGAAGAGCCATTAAGACAAATCGTTGCTAACGCAGGTGGAGAAGGTTCTGTAATTGTTGCTAAAGTAGCAGAAGGAACAGGAGACTTCGGGTACAACGCGAAGACTGACGAGTATGTTCACATGCTTGAAGCAGGAATCATTGACCCTACGAAAGTAACAAGAGTTGCTCTTGAAAATGCTGCTTCTGTATCTGGAATGCTTCTTACCACTGAATGTGTGATCACTGAAGTGAAAAGCGCTGAACCAGCTATGCCAATGGGTGGTGGAATGCCAGGAATGATGTAG